Proteins found in one Ptychodera flava strain L36383 chromosome 3, AS_Pfla_20210202, whole genome shotgun sequence genomic segment:
- the LOC139129954 gene encoding sepiapterin reductase-like, with protein sequence MADASVSTMAVFGVPSFCLITGASKGIGRGIALQLAEKVGDNSLFVLTARSEAGLQETRGLVAARRGSGIEVRTVTGDMGNMDALSTTVSDLFDGVDPTKFKHAILVNNAGSLGDTSQAVRDLTDPSVLQDYFGLNVTSAICLTAQFIQRFPEVAGRRRTVVNITTLCGIQPFPYNSVYCTSKAARNMLFQVMALEEPDVRVLNYAPGPIDTDMQADLRANLGDPEMRKMYNDMKAQGKLLSVEATCKVLVKILEEDTYKSGSHVDYYDVCK encoded by the coding sequence ATGGCGGACGCGAGTGTAAGCACAATGGCAGTGTTCGGAGTACCGTCTTTCTGTCTGATTACGGGGGCTAGTAAGGGTATAGGCCGTGGAATTGCTCTCCAGCTTGCAGAGAAGGTAGGAGACAATTCGCTCTTTGTGTTGACGGCCAGGTCTGAAGCAGGATTACAGGAGACGAGGGGTCTAGTCGCCGCTCGGCGTGGAAGTGGAATCGAGGTGCGTACTGTTACTGGCGATATGGGTAATATGGACGCCTTGTCGACTACCGTATCTGACCTATTTGACGGCGTCGATCCGACGAAATTCAAGCACGCGATCCTTGTTAACAATGCAGGGTCACTTGGCGACACCAGCCAAGCTGTGCGCGACCTGACCGACCCTTCCGTGCTTCAGGACTACTTCGGCCTCAATGTGACCTCCGCGATATGTTTGACCGCGCAATTCATTCAAAGGTTCCCCGAGGTAGCCGGCCGCAGACGTACCGTGGTCAACATCACGACGTTGTGTGGAATTCAGCCGTTCCCGTACAATTCAGTGTACTGCACGTCGAAGGCAGCAAGAAATATGCTGTTTCAAGTTATGGCCCTAGAAGAACCAGACGTACGGGTGTTGAATTACGCACCTGGCCCCATAGACACTGACATGCAGGCAGACTTGAGGGCGAACTTGGGTGACCCGGAAATGAGGAAAATGTACAACGACATGAAAGCACAGGGGAAACTTCTGTCTGTCGAGGCAACCTGTAAAGTACTGGTCAAGATACTCGAGGAAGACACCTACAAGAGCGGTAGTCATGTTGATTATTACGATGTCTGCAAGTAG